A window of the Brassica oleracea var. oleracea cultivar TO1000 chromosome C1, BOL, whole genome shotgun sequence genome harbors these coding sequences:
- the LOC106323377 gene encoding target of Myb protein 1 isoform X2, with translation MVHPLVDRATSDMLIGPDWAMNLEICDMLNHEPGQYREVVSGVKKRLASRTTKVQLLALTLLETMINNCGELIHMQLAEKDILHKMVKMVKRKPNIQVKEKILILIDTWQESFSGPQGRHPQYYAAYQELLRAGIVFPQRPPQPTVSSGQTGPSTMYNQNARNARQEANDTSTESEFPTLSLTEIQNAKGIMDVLAEMLNAIDENNKEGLKQEVVVDLVSQCRTYKQRVVHLVNSTSDESLLCQGLALNDDLQRLLAKHESIASGNPTPEKGEKSKKQVAKEANQIIDVGSSETKDGSIVAVAPNGPKIDLLSGDDFETPNGENSLALVPLGPAQPSSPVPTPDNSMVLIDMLSDNNCESSTPTSSPHSHNQMVPQNYSNGFGQGSSGPVWNLQITQQPSSPAYGNQNQPFSPTFSPPISPHYGGQNNNVLALPPPPWEAQSPSSSPHYSPTHPMQVTQVVITTHTHQPLGYNPQGGSPHAFNNNPQGGSPYAINNNNNNMFGMLPPPMTGGHMQPLGHHNPAAMYGGYGGQPQPPQQYFGEQQMYGGYGGQPQPPQEHLVEQQMYGMSLQDNGANNANPYQVSSHSSGFNYQQPMMKPVNKKPEDKLFGDLVELSKSKKPTERAGSM, from the exons ATGGTGCATCCTTTGGTTGATAGAGCCACAAGCGATATGCTTATTGGTCCTGACTGGGCCATGAACCTTGAGATATGTGACATGCTTAATCATGAGCCTGG GCAATATAGAGAAGTTGTGAGTGGAGTAAAGAAAAGGCTCGCTAGTAGGACTACCAAGGTTCAGCTTTTGGCTCTTACT TTGCTGGAGACAATGATCAACAATTGTGGGGAACTCATTCACATGCAACTTGCTGAAAAGGACATTCTTCATAAGATGGTGAAGATGGTCAAAAGGAAG CCTAACATCCAAGTGAAGGAGAAGATATTGATACTTATAGATACTTGGCAAGAGAGCTTCTCAGGTCCTCAAGGAAGACATCCACAATATTATGCCGCATACCAAGAATTGTTG CGTGCAGGAATTGTATTCCCTCAAAGACCTCCTCAACCCACAGTTAGTTCAGGACAAACTGGTCCCTCGACAATGTATAATCAGAATGCTCGTAACGCTAGACAAGAAGCTAATGATACTTCCACAGAGTCAGAGTTTCCTACTTTGAG TCTGACAGAAATTCAAAATGCAAAAGGGATTATGGATGTCTTAGCTGAAATGTTGAACGCAATAGATGAAAACAACAAAGAG GGACTTAAACAAGAGGTTGTTGTAGATCTTGTTAGCCAATGTCGCACCTATAAACAAAGAGTAGTACACCTTGTAAACTCTACATC AGATGAATCGTTGCTTTGCCAAGGCCTAGCCTTAAATGATGATTTGCAACGGTTACTTGCGAAGCACGAATCCATCGCTTCTGGAAACCCTACGCCAGAAAAGGGAGAAAAATCTAAAAAACAAGTTGCTAAGGAGGCAAATCAGATCATAGATGTTGGATCAAG TGAAACGAAAGATGGTAGTATTGTGGCTGTTGCACCAAATGGTCCAAAGATAGATCTTCTTAGTGGAGATGACTTTGAGACACCGAATGGAGAAAACTCACTGGCACTTGTTCCTCTTGGACCTGCACAACCAAGTAGTCCTGTACCAACACCAGATAACTCCATGGTCTTAATCGACATGTTATCAGATAATAACTGCGAAAGCTCTACTCCAACTTCGAGTCCACACTCGCATAATCAGATGGTGCCACAAAACTACTCAAATGGATTTGGACAAGGGTCATCTGGTCCTGTCTGGAATCTCCAAATTACCCAGCAACCATCTTCTCCTGCATACGGAAACCAAAACCAACCCTTTTCACCTACCTTTAGCCCGCCCATCTCACCGCACTATG GTGGACAAAACAACAATGTGTTAGCACTACCACCACCACCATGGGAAGCTCAATCTCCAAGCTCTAGTCCTCACTACTCTCCTACTCACCCGATGCAAGTGACTCAAGTTGTCATCACCACGCACACTCATCAACCGCTAGGTTACAACCCTCAAGGTGGCTCTCCTCACGCTTTCAACAACAACCCTCAAGGTGGCTCTCCTTATGCTATCAACAACAACAATAATAACATGTTCGGTATGCTTCCCCCTCCAATGACAGGAGGCCACATGCAACCCTTAGGCCATCACAATCCTGCTGCCATGTACGGAGGCTATGGAGGACAGCCTCAGCCACCACAACAGTATTTTGGAGAACAACAAATGTACGGAGGCTACGGGGGACAACCTCAGCCACCTCAAGAGCATCTTGTAGAACAACAAATGTATGGAATGTCACTTCAAGACAATGGAGCCAACAATGCCAACCCCTACCAAGTGTCTTCTCATTCTTCGGGTTTTAATTATCAGCAACCAATGATGAAACCTGTGAACAAGAAACCAGAGGACAAGTTGTTTGGAGATCTTGTTGAACTCTCCAAGTCAAAGAAACCTACCGAACGAGCCGGTAGTATGTAA
- the LOC106323503 gene encoding serine/threonine-protein kinase CDL1-like isoform X2, giving the protein MVLGCFPLKGKKKRGSVSMKRLDLEESSRPIALPEPTPKVPSRNLQSAPPSFRTRAKTSNVEMSSRTRVMSAPSSIHGVAERDLLSHEEQETSPQPLPLPSPRTGSSLKNWGSFKSFNGSSGRLSAASAVSGPLPLPPSVSVRGFSYDEVVSACSAFATDRCVSEGLSSVMYMASFGDEAASTSSLKKVEATVVRLNVITQHQNLCKLLGYHAREGSDTRMLVYERLALGSLDRLLHGRSDGPPLDWNTRMKIALCAAQGLTFLHEEGPFQAMYNEFSTANIQVDKDFSAKLSGYGCVGNTPPETETSNSSALANLSVETLERGVLTPKSNVWSYGVVLLEMLTGRKNMDGSYPKEERNLVKWSKAFLSDDCRLSLIMDPQLKGRFPAKAARSIADIAQRCLQVEPSERPTMRNIVDQLRVIQDMKYSCRFPLREPAPVAVRKHMGRSSSLNTIVWTPGVAPPRSSFSPSPPAGRPSVSPTRGRGLVFPAVFPGRVCSSLEMSREEVRRLSSGSGRRTSLEGF; this is encoded by the exons ATGGTTTTAGGGTGTTTCCCTTTGAAAGGGAAGAAGAAACGTGGCTCTGTCTCTATGAAACGGTTAGATCTTGAAGAAAGCAGCAGACCAATTGCTTTACCAGAGCCAACACCCAAGGTTCCAAGCCGTAATCTACAATCCGCTCCTCCGAGTTTCAGAACTAGAGCGAAGACCAGTAATGTCGAGATGAGCAGCAGGACGAGAGTGATGTCTGCTCCTTCGAGCATTCACGGTGTAGCTGAGAGGGATTTGCTTAGCCACGAGGAGCAAGAAACTAGCCCCCAGCCACTTCCGCTACCGTCTCCGAGGACTGGCTCCTCGTTGAAGAACTGGGGGAGTTTTAAATCGTTTAACGGAAGCAGCGGGAGGTTATCCGCGGCGTCTGCTGTCTCCGGACCGTTGCCTTTGCCGCCTAGTGTGTCTGTTAGAGGCTTCTCGTACGATGAAGTTGTGTCCGCTTGTAGCGCCTTTGCTACAGACAGATGTGTCTCCGAAGGTCTTTCATCTGTTATGTACATGGCTTCCTTTGGTGACGAGGCTGCTTCGACTTCGAGCTTAAAGAAGGTCGAAGCAACCGTTGTGAGACTTAACGTGATAACTCAG CACCAGAATCTTTGTAAACTGTTAGGCTATCACGCACGTGAAGGATCCGACACGAGAATGTTGGTGTATGAGAGGCTTGCTCTTGGAAGCTTGGACAGGTTGCTACATGGGAGATCAGATGGTCCTCCGCTTGATTGGAACACTAGAATGAAGATTGCTCTATGTGCAGCTCAAGGTCTAACCTTCTTACACGAAGAAGGACCCTTTCAG GCGATGTACAACGAATTTTCAACGGCTAACATCCAAGTAGATAAAGACTTCAGCGCCAAGCTATCTGGATACGGTTGCGTAGGCAACACTCCTCCCGAGACAGAAACCTCTAACAGTTCAGCACTAGCTAACCTCTCAGTAGAGACACTAGAGAGAGGGGTTTTGACACCGAAGAGCAACGTGTGGAGCTACGGGGTAGTTCTGCTTGAGATGTTAACCGGTCGGAAAAACATGGACGGTTCATACCCTAAAGAAGAAAGGAACTTAGTGAAATGGAGCAAAGCTTTTCTATCAGACGACTGCAGGCTCTCTCTTATAATGGATCCTCAGCTCAAAGGTCGGTTTCCAGCGAAAGCGGCCAGGAGCATAGCGGACATAGCGCAGAGGTGTTTGCAAGTGGAGCCATCAGAGCGACCAACGATGAGAAATATTGTTGACCAGCTCAGGGTTATACAGGACATGAAGTACTCGTGTAGGTTCCCCTTACGGGAGCCTGCACCTGTTGCGGTGAGGAAACATATGGGAAGATCGAGCAGTCTCAACACTATTGTTTGGACGCCGGGTGTAGCGCCGCCTAGGTCTAGTTTTTCGCCGTCGCCACCAGCAGGACGACCGTCAGTTTCGCCTACAAGGGGACGGGGGTTGGTGTTCCCGGCGGTGTTTCCGGGAAGAGTGTGTTCGTCGTTGGAGATGAGTAGGGAGGAGGTACGGAGATTGTCTTCGGGCAGTGGTAGGAGAACTAGTCTTGAAGGGTTTTGA
- the LOC106323304 gene encoding probable L-type lectin-domain containing receptor kinase VI.1 encodes MLLKFAYALKRSLTSYHHQSQESSRFSMGIARRSIETLMFLLFLSSNVLADASTTTKFTFLGFRGNQTEIQTEQAATIQETDGLLRLTNRDHNVTGTAFYREPIRLRDGSSNKLCSFSTSFVFVIIPSSPGNGGFGFTFTLSPTPNRPGAESAQYLGLLNRSSNGDPSNHVFAVEFDTVQGFKDGDDRRGNHVGLDFNNLSSAVQEPVIYHDTDDRKEDFQLESGEPIQVHLDYDGPTDSLNVTVYPTRIGLKPATPMISRQVLNLSRIVTKEKVYVGFTSATGKGQSSAHYVMGWSFASSCGESPVSSWLNVSLLPRPPPNVSSKKGYDSPVVALIASLSIVTLFLLALLFVFVMYKRRIEEGEALEDWEIDYPHRFNYKDLYLATKRFKESEIIGSGGFGVVYRGNLPSLGPVAVKKITQTSQQGFREFVAEIESLGRLSHKNLVNLQGWCKHKKDLLLVYDYIPNGSLDSLLYAKPRRNGVVLTWEERFEIIKGVASGLLYLHEEWEQVVIHRDVKASNVLVDAEMNAKLGDFGLARLYERGSLTQTTKVVGTLGYMAPELTRNGKGSTASDVFAFGVLLLEIVCGRRPTNTENFFLADWVMDFHTNGGVLRAVDQKLGSSFNGREAKLALVVGLLCCHQKPTARPTMRKVIRYLNGDEDLPEIDGNLGFSDSSRDHLRANVVCNVSSDIASSSTTFSFSTEVSTGSLGNGR; translated from the coding sequence ATGCTCTTGAAATTTGCGTATGCCTTAAAAAGATCTCTTACTTCATACCATCATCAAAGTCAAGAAAGCTCAAGATTCTCAATGGGCATAGCAAGAAGATCCATAGAAACACTCATGTTCCTGCTCTTTCTATCATCAAACGTTCTTGCTGACGCCTCCACAACAACAAAGTTCACTTTCCTTGGTTTCAGAGGAAACCAAACCGAAATTCAAACCGAACAAGCTGCGACGATCCAAGAAACCGATGGTCTACTCAGACTAACTAACCGGGACCACAACGTGACCGGAACAGCGTTTTACCGCGAACCAATCAGACTCCGTGACGGATCATCCAACAAACTATGTTCCTTCAGCACATCTTTCGTCTTCGTCATAATCCCATCTAGTCCCGGAAACGGCGGTTTCGGCTTCACATTCACGCTTTCGCCGACCCCGAACCGCCCCGGAGCCGAGTCAGCTCAGTATCTAGGCCTTTTGAACAGATCCAGCAACGGAGATCCGTCGAACCACGTCTTCGCCGTGGAGTTCGACACGGTGCAAGGGTTCAAAGACGGAGACGACAGGAGAGGAAACCACGTCGGCCTCGACTTCAACAACCTCTCCTCGGCCGTACAGGAGCCGGTCATTTACCACGACACGGATGATCGAAAAGAGGATTTTCAGCTAGAGAGCGGCGAACCGATCCAAGTTCATCTGGACTACGACGGACCAACCGACAGTCTAAACGTTACAGTCTATCCTACGCGAATCGGGTTAAAACCCGCGACGCCTATGATCTCGCGACAAGTTTTGAACTTGTCCCGGATCGTGACGAAGGAGAAGGTGTACGTGGGGTTCACCTCCGCGACTGGCAAAGGCCAGTCTAGCGCTCACTACGTGATGGGTTGGAGTTTCGCCAGCTCATGTGGAGAGAGTCCAGTTTCTAGCTGGCTCAATGTCTCTCTCCTCCCTCGTCCGCCTCCAAACGTGAGCAGCAAGAAAGGCTACGACTCTCCAGTCGTAGCCTTGATTGCATCTCTATCGATCGTCACGCTGTTCCTCCTTGCGTTGCTGTTTGTATTCGTTATGTACAAGAGGCGGATCGAAGAAGGAGAGGCGTTAGAGGATTGGGAGATTGATTATCCTCATAGGTTTAATTACAAAGATCTCTACTTAGCAACTAAGAGATTCAAAGAGAGTGAGATCATCGGCTCGGGAGGGTTCGGGGTCGTGTACAGAGGAAACTTACCTTCTTTGGGGCCTGTCGCGGTCAAGAAGATAACTCAAACAAGCCAACAAGGTTTTAGAGAGTTTGTAGCCGAGATTGAGAGCTTAGGTAGGTTAAGCCACAAGAACCTAGTGAACCTTCAAGGATGGTGCAAACACAAGAAAGACCTCTTGTTGGTTTACGATTATATCCCCAACGGTAGCTTAGACTCACTGCTGTACGCAAAGCCGAGGCGAAACGGCGTCGTTTTGACGTGGGAGGAGCGTTTCGAGATCATAAAGGGAGTCGCCTCGGGGCTGTTGTATCTCCACGAGGAGTGGGAGCAGGTCGTGATACACAGAGACGTGAAAGCGAGTAACGTTCTCGTGGACGCTGAGATGAACGCTAAGCTGGGAGACTTTGGACTCGCGAGGCTTTACGAACGCGGATCGCTAACGCAGACAACTAAGGTCGTTGGGACGTTAGGGTACATGGCGCCTGAGCTCACGCGCAACGGGAAAGGCTCGACCGCGTCTGACGTTTTCGCGTTTGGCGTTTTGTTGTTGGAGATCGTGTGTGGGAGGAGGCCGACGAATACCGAGAACTTCTTTTTAGCTGATTGGGTTATGGACTTTCACACGAACGGTGGAGTGCTTCGCGCGGTTGATCAGAAACTCGGGTCTAGTTTCAATGGTAGAGAGGCGAAGCTAGCTCTCGTTGTGGGGTTGTTATGTTGCCATCAGAAACCAACGGCTCGGCCAACGATGAGGAAAGTGATTAGATATTTGAACGGTGACGAGGATCTTCCGGAGATTGATGGAAACTTGGGGTTTTCAGATTCTTCTAGAGATCATCTTAGGGCGAATGTTGTATGTAATGTGTCATCTGATATAGCCTCGAGCTCGACTACGTTTTCGTTTTCCACGGAGGTTTCTACGGGCTCTCTCGGTAATGGTAGATAG
- the LOC106323377 gene encoding TOM1-like protein 2 isoform X1, with protein sequence MVHPLVDRATSDMLIGPDWAMNLEICDMLNHEPGQYREVVSGVKKRLASRTTKVQLLALTLLETMINNCGELIHMQLAEKDILHKMVKMVKRKPNIQVKEKILILIDTWQESFSGPQGRHPQYYAAYQELLRAGIVFPQRPPQPTVSSGQTGPSTMYNQNARNARQEANDTSTESEFPTLSLTEIQNAKGIMDVLAEMLNAIDENNKEGLKQEVVVDLVSQCRTYKQRVVHLVNSTSDESLLCQGLALNDDLQRLLAKHESIASGNPTPEKGEKSKKQVAKEANQIIDVGSSSETKDGSIVAVAPNGPKIDLLSGDDFETPNGENSLALVPLGPAQPSSPVPTPDNSMVLIDMLSDNNCESSTPTSSPHSHNQMVPQNYSNGFGQGSSGPVWNLQITQQPSSPAYGNQNQPFSPTFSPPISPHYGGQNNNVLALPPPPWEAQSPSSSPHYSPTHPMQVTQVVITTHTHQPLGYNPQGGSPHAFNNNPQGGSPYAINNNNNNMFGMLPPPMTGGHMQPLGHHNPAAMYGGYGGQPQPPQQYFGEQQMYGGYGGQPQPPQEHLVEQQMYGMSLQDNGANNANPYQVSSHSSGFNYQQPMMKPVNKKPEDKLFGDLVELSKSKKPTERAGSM encoded by the exons ATGGTGCATCCTTTGGTTGATAGAGCCACAAGCGATATGCTTATTGGTCCTGACTGGGCCATGAACCTTGAGATATGTGACATGCTTAATCATGAGCCTGG GCAATATAGAGAAGTTGTGAGTGGAGTAAAGAAAAGGCTCGCTAGTAGGACTACCAAGGTTCAGCTTTTGGCTCTTACT TTGCTGGAGACAATGATCAACAATTGTGGGGAACTCATTCACATGCAACTTGCTGAAAAGGACATTCTTCATAAGATGGTGAAGATGGTCAAAAGGAAG CCTAACATCCAAGTGAAGGAGAAGATATTGATACTTATAGATACTTGGCAAGAGAGCTTCTCAGGTCCTCAAGGAAGACATCCACAATATTATGCCGCATACCAAGAATTGTTG CGTGCAGGAATTGTATTCCCTCAAAGACCTCCTCAACCCACAGTTAGTTCAGGACAAACTGGTCCCTCGACAATGTATAATCAGAATGCTCGTAACGCTAGACAAGAAGCTAATGATACTTCCACAGAGTCAGAGTTTCCTACTTTGAG TCTGACAGAAATTCAAAATGCAAAAGGGATTATGGATGTCTTAGCTGAAATGTTGAACGCAATAGATGAAAACAACAAAGAG GGACTTAAACAAGAGGTTGTTGTAGATCTTGTTAGCCAATGTCGCACCTATAAACAAAGAGTAGTACACCTTGTAAACTCTACATC AGATGAATCGTTGCTTTGCCAAGGCCTAGCCTTAAATGATGATTTGCAACGGTTACTTGCGAAGCACGAATCCATCGCTTCTGGAAACCCTACGCCAGAAAAGGGAGAAAAATCTAAAAAACAAGTTGCTAAGGAGGCAAATCAGATCATAGATGTTGGATCAAG CAGTGAAACGAAAGATGGTAGTATTGTGGCTGTTGCACCAAATGGTCCAAAGATAGATCTTCTTAGTGGAGATGACTTTGAGACACCGAATGGAGAAAACTCACTGGCACTTGTTCCTCTTGGACCTGCACAACCAAGTAGTCCTGTACCAACACCAGATAACTCCATGGTCTTAATCGACATGTTATCAGATAATAACTGCGAAAGCTCTACTCCAACTTCGAGTCCACACTCGCATAATCAGATGGTGCCACAAAACTACTCAAATGGATTTGGACAAGGGTCATCTGGTCCTGTCTGGAATCTCCAAATTACCCAGCAACCATCTTCTCCTGCATACGGAAACCAAAACCAACCCTTTTCACCTACCTTTAGCCCGCCCATCTCACCGCACTATG GTGGACAAAACAACAATGTGTTAGCACTACCACCACCACCATGGGAAGCTCAATCTCCAAGCTCTAGTCCTCACTACTCTCCTACTCACCCGATGCAAGTGACTCAAGTTGTCATCACCACGCACACTCATCAACCGCTAGGTTACAACCCTCAAGGTGGCTCTCCTCACGCTTTCAACAACAACCCTCAAGGTGGCTCTCCTTATGCTATCAACAACAACAATAATAACATGTTCGGTATGCTTCCCCCTCCAATGACAGGAGGCCACATGCAACCCTTAGGCCATCACAATCCTGCTGCCATGTACGGAGGCTATGGAGGACAGCCTCAGCCACCACAACAGTATTTTGGAGAACAACAAATGTACGGAGGCTACGGGGGACAACCTCAGCCACCTCAAGAGCATCTTGTAGAACAACAAATGTATGGAATGTCACTTCAAGACAATGGAGCCAACAATGCCAACCCCTACCAAGTGTCTTCTCATTCTTCGGGTTTTAATTATCAGCAACCAATGATGAAACCTGTGAACAAGAAACCAGAGGACAAGTTGTTTGGAGATCTTGTTGAACTCTCCAAGTCAAAGAAACCTACCGAACGAGCCGGTAGTATGTAA
- the LOC106323503 gene encoding probable receptor-like protein kinase At3g55450 isoform X1, producing MVLGCFPLKGKKKRGSVSMKRLDLEESSRPIALPEPTPKVPSRNLQSAPPSFRTRAKTSNVEMSSRTRVMSAPSSIHGVAERDLLSHEEQETSPQPLPLPSPRTGSSLKNWGSFKSFNGSSGRLSAASAVSGPLPLPPSVSVRGFSYDEVVSACSAFATDRCVSEGLSSVMYMASFGDEAASTSSLKKVEATVVRLNVITQSIREFTNELNTLASLQHQNLCKLLGYHAREGSDTRMLVYERLALGSLDRLLHGRSDGPPLDWNTRMKIALCAAQGLTFLHEEGPFQAMYNEFSTANIQVDKDFSAKLSGYGCVGNTPPETETSNSSALANLSVETLERGVLTPKSNVWSYGVVLLEMLTGRKNMDGSYPKEERNLVKWSKAFLSDDCRLSLIMDPQLKGRFPAKAARSIADIAQRCLQVEPSERPTMRNIVDQLRVIQDMKYSCRFPLREPAPVAVRKHMGRSSSLNTIVWTPGVAPPRSSFSPSPPAGRPSVSPTRGRGLVFPAVFPGRVCSSLEMSREEVRRLSSGSGRRTSLEGF from the exons ATGGTTTTAGGGTGTTTCCCTTTGAAAGGGAAGAAGAAACGTGGCTCTGTCTCTATGAAACGGTTAGATCTTGAAGAAAGCAGCAGACCAATTGCTTTACCAGAGCCAACACCCAAGGTTCCAAGCCGTAATCTACAATCCGCTCCTCCGAGTTTCAGAACTAGAGCGAAGACCAGTAATGTCGAGATGAGCAGCAGGACGAGAGTGATGTCTGCTCCTTCGAGCATTCACGGTGTAGCTGAGAGGGATTTGCTTAGCCACGAGGAGCAAGAAACTAGCCCCCAGCCACTTCCGCTACCGTCTCCGAGGACTGGCTCCTCGTTGAAGAACTGGGGGAGTTTTAAATCGTTTAACGGAAGCAGCGGGAGGTTATCCGCGGCGTCTGCTGTCTCCGGACCGTTGCCTTTGCCGCCTAGTGTGTCTGTTAGAGGCTTCTCGTACGATGAAGTTGTGTCCGCTTGTAGCGCCTTTGCTACAGACAGATGTGTCTCCGAAGGTCTTTCATCTGTTATGTACATGGCTTCCTTTGGTGACGAGGCTGCTTCGACTTCGAGCTTAAAGAAGGTCGAAGCAACCGTTGTGAGACTTAACGTGATAACTCAG AGTATTAGAGAGTTTACTAATGAATTGAACACATTGGCGTCGCTGCAGCACCAGAATCTTTGTAAACTGTTAGGCTATCACGCACGTGAAGGATCCGACACGAGAATGTTGGTGTATGAGAGGCTTGCTCTTGGAAGCTTGGACAGGTTGCTACATGGGAGATCAGATGGTCCTCCGCTTGATTGGAACACTAGAATGAAGATTGCTCTATGTGCAGCTCAAGGTCTAACCTTCTTACACGAAGAAGGACCCTTTCAG GCGATGTACAACGAATTTTCAACGGCTAACATCCAAGTAGATAAAGACTTCAGCGCCAAGCTATCTGGATACGGTTGCGTAGGCAACACTCCTCCCGAGACAGAAACCTCTAACAGTTCAGCACTAGCTAACCTCTCAGTAGAGACACTAGAGAGAGGGGTTTTGACACCGAAGAGCAACGTGTGGAGCTACGGGGTAGTTCTGCTTGAGATGTTAACCGGTCGGAAAAACATGGACGGTTCATACCCTAAAGAAGAAAGGAACTTAGTGAAATGGAGCAAAGCTTTTCTATCAGACGACTGCAGGCTCTCTCTTATAATGGATCCTCAGCTCAAAGGTCGGTTTCCAGCGAAAGCGGCCAGGAGCATAGCGGACATAGCGCAGAGGTGTTTGCAAGTGGAGCCATCAGAGCGACCAACGATGAGAAATATTGTTGACCAGCTCAGGGTTATACAGGACATGAAGTACTCGTGTAGGTTCCCCTTACGGGAGCCTGCACCTGTTGCGGTGAGGAAACATATGGGAAGATCGAGCAGTCTCAACACTATTGTTTGGACGCCGGGTGTAGCGCCGCCTAGGTCTAGTTTTTCGCCGTCGCCACCAGCAGGACGACCGTCAGTTTCGCCTACAAGGGGACGGGGGTTGGTGTTCCCGGCGGTGTTTCCGGGAAGAGTGTGTTCGTCGTTGGAGATGAGTAGGGAGGAGGTACGGAGATTGTCTTCGGGCAGTGGTAGGAGAACTAGTCTTGAAGGGTTTTGA